A stretch of the Musa acuminata AAA Group cultivar baxijiao chromosome BXJ2-7, Cavendish_Baxijiao_AAA, whole genome shotgun sequence genome encodes the following:
- the LOC135616499 gene encoding protein kinase PINOID-like codes for MSDLQMDSDGESGQVVLNSSQSSMSSSGGSCEDRRSSFCRFSFDDAAPAVGVELPSAPSRLSSKPHRSSDAAWAAIWSRAVDANLGPRDFKLVRRIGSGDIGTVYLCRLRDEASPCAYAMKVVDKLALKKKKKLERAATEKRILRVLDHPFLPTLYADFDASPHFSCVVMEYCSGGDLHTLRHRQPRLRFSVAATRFYAAEVLLALEYLHMLGIVYRDLKPENILIRADGHIMLSDFDLSLESTASPTIEPLVAAASSEAATVGCDDHFRADPSCLPFRGRRAPRRASKADRRFVAEPVGARSRSFVGTHEYVAPEVAAGRPHGSAVDWWAYGILIYELLYGRTPFAGPTNESTLRNIVRQPLAFPRPPSDPSSSSSSAARDLIAGLLAKDPTTRLGSRRGAADVKAHPFFKGLNLALMRSCRPPVVPSSARSSSSDEPNKPARLDYF; via the exons ATGTCGGATTTGCAGATGGATTCCGACGGCGAGTCGGGCCAGGTTGTGCTGAACTCGAGCCAGAGCTCAATGAGCAGCAGCGGTGGCAGCTGCGAGGACCGTCGCAGTAGCTTCTGCCGCTTTTCCTTCGATGATGCCGCGCCGGCGGTGGGCGTCGAGCTCCCCTCCGCTCCCTCGCGGCTGTCTTCGAAGCCCCACCGCTCGTCCGACGCCGCCTGGGCGGCCATTTGGTCGCGCGCCGTCGACGCCAACCTCGGGCCCCGGGATTTCAAGCTCGTCCGCCGCATCGGGAGCGGAGACATTGGGACCGTCTACCTCTGCCGCCTCCGCGACGAGGCCTCTCCGTGCGCGTACGCGATGAAGGTGGTGGACAAGCTGgcgctgaagaagaagaagaagctggagAGGGCGGCGACGGAGAAGAGGATCCTGCGGGTCCTTGACCACCCCTTCCTCCCCACCCTCTACGCCGACTTCGACGCGTCTCCGCATTTCTCCTGCGTGGTGATGGAGTACTGCAGCGGCGGTGACCTCCATACCCTCCGCCACCGCCAGCCCCGCCTTCGCTTCTCCGTCGCCGCCACCAG GTTCTACGCGGCGGAGGTGCTGCTCGCGCTCGAGTACCTCCACATGCTCGGCATCGTCTACCGCGACCTCAAGCCCGAGAACATCCTCATTCGCGCCGATGGCCACATCATGCTCTCAGACTTCGACCTCTCCCTGGAGTCGACCGCCTCCCCTACAATCGAACCCCTCGTCGCCGCCGCCTCCAGTGAGGCGGCGACCGTCGGCTGCGACGACCACTTCCGCGCCGATCCCTCCTGCCTCCCCTTTCGCGGCCGGCGGGCGCCCCGCCGCGCATCGAAGGCGGACCGGCGGTTCGTGGCCGAGCCGGTGGGCGCCCGGTCTCGCTCCTTCGTGGGGACACACGAGTACGTCGCCCCAGAGGTCGCCGCCGGCCGGCCCCACGGCAGCGCCGTCGACTGGTGGGCCTACGGGATCCTCATCTACGAGCTACTCTACGGCCGCACCCCTTTCGCGGGGCCCACCAACGAGTCCACCCTCCGCAACATCGTGAGGCAGCCACTGGCCTTCCCCAGGCCCCCCTCcgacccctcctcctcctcctcctcggccgcGAGGGACCTGATCGCCGGCCTTCTCGCCAAGGACCCGACCACCCGCCTCGGCTCCCGGCGCGGCGCCGCCGACGTCAAGGCGCACCCTTTCTTCAAGGGCCTCAACCTGGCTCTCATGCGCTCCTGCCGCCCCCCGGTCGTCCCCTCTTCGGCCCGGTCCAGCTCGTCCGACGAGCCCAATAAACCTGCCCGGCTCGATTACTTCTAG
- the LOC103990953 gene encoding kinesin-like protein KIN-14R, translated as MADDFGGQAFEFQAISPQQLAGSPSPGIFREGIQESPDYIRETPQRNKVAPVELFPGSRFDGFTSDSRTELRTAEACPEKDRKLDKDGAFEASIELGVIPEIQERSLRINAGCVDEFVVCGGIEFELDRFYSGGDPVKTDAVVGDGTPELYQSARFGNFSYQFPELEAGDYLVDLHFAEIVFTEGPAGTRVFDVRIQEDKVVAGLDIYARVGSNRPLVLSDLRASVVHEQGLSIRFEGVVGHAIVSGISIRQDFSAGETIKRTPGKQKEVSDRGLEECVKCSKLEEDYQLLITEQTECRRALENLKRDNELKNKECHEARLLLQKLQMELMQKSMHVGSLAFAIEGQVKEKSRWFQSLANLSEKFHLLKLEHVNLSGEALEFKRCLVDISHATTIIQTSLDRHVNLEKEIEDLKLRFNEESKEKKDLYNKVIELKGNIRVFCRCRPLNTEEKTGGASMVVDFESANDGELIVKGHVSSSKAFKFDSVFSPEDDQETVFQKTAPFATSVLDGYNVCIFAYGQTGTGKTFTMEGNEEARGVNYRTLEEIFRIIRERQGLYHYEVTVSVLEVYNEQIHDLLLSGSQPTAAAKKLEVRQVTEGVHHVPGLVEAHVTNMTEAWEVLQTGSKARVVGSTNANEHSSRSHCIHCVMIRGENLVNGECTRSKLWLIDLAGSERVAKTDAQGERLKEAQNINKSLSALGNVISALATKSPHVPFRNSKLTHLLQDSLGGDSKTLMFVQISPNEDDVGETLCSLNFASRVRGIELGPAKRQIDMSEIFRYKQLVGKVKEDSKLKDSQMKKMEETIQSLEIKNKAKDMINKNLQDKVKELESQLLIERKLARQHVDNRIAENQLQQLQQQQRREQHEENISSAKSFLVTRPPIEKIHTHIIEKETCKEFADMMRPLADNNCNRPLLQSPNDHIIFKNFLQFRDKENKPEIAEEPFPRKASRVSLCPTIRGGLPVTTAPRRNSLIPLPMAKALINAMDNLSPPLPSQAQPTLTTVGACEGETRSQQRSAKKINSILRRSLQKKVIIRPQLPQAIRRGGTLSGLDKLRLSVGRSGRKARRMVLGNAGDGDRVMQQKQKKEKERGWNHGATTARTIF; from the exons ATGGCTGATGATTTCG GTGgccaggcatttgaattccaagcaATATCTCCGCAGCAACTTGCCGGGTCCCCTTCGCCTGGCATTTTCCGCGAGGGGATTCAAGAATCGCCAGATTACATCAGAGAAACCCCTCAGCGGAACAAGGTCGCACCCGTTGAGCTCTTCCCTGGAAGTCGCTTCGACGGCTTCACCTCTGATAGCAGGACGGAATTAAGAACGGCAGAGGCATGCCCAGAAAAAGATAGAAAGTTGGACAAAGACGGTGCTTTTGAAGCTTCTATCGAGCTCGGGGTGATACCAGAAATCCAGGAGAGATCGTTGCGTATAAATGCAGGATGTGTGGATGAGTTCGTGGTCTGCGGTGGCATCGAATTTGAACTGGACAGGTTTTACTCTGGTGGAGATCCTGTAAAAACTGATGCTGTGGTTGGGGACGGCACACCGGAACTATACCAATCTGCTCGATTtgggaatttctcatatcaatttCCTGAACTAGAGGCAGGAGATTATCTTGTTGACCTTCATTTTGCTGAGATTGTGTTTACTGAAGGACCTGCAGGAACGAGAGTATTCGATGTTCGTATACAGGAAGATAAG GTAGTTGCCGGCCTAGATATATATGCTCGGGTGGGATCAAACCGGCCTCTGGTTTTGTCAGATTTGAGAGCTTCAGTTGTTCACGAGCAGGGACTATCGATCAGATTTGAAGGGGTGGTAGGACACGCTATTGTGTCTGGTATTTCAATTCGACAGGATTTTTCTGCAG GCGAGACAATTAAGAGAACACCagggaagcagaaagaagtatcgGACAGGGGACTG GAGGAATGTGTCAAATGCAGTAAACTCGAGGAAGACTATCAATTGCTCATTACTGAGCAAACAGAATGCAGAAGAGCACTGGAGAATCTCAAAAGGGATAATGAACTTAAGAATAAAGAATGCCATGAGGCAAGGCTGTTATTGCAGAAGCTTCAAATGGAGCTCATGCAGAAGTCAATGCATGTTGGTTCTTTAG cttttgcaataGAGGGACAAGTGAAGGAGAAGAGTCGGTGGTTTCAGTCCCTTGCTAACTTGAGTGAGAAATTTCAT TTGCTGAAGCTAGAGCATGTCAATCTATCGGGGGAGGCATTAGAATTTAAGAGGTGTCTTGTGGATATTAGCCATGCAACAACCATAATTCAAACCTCAC TAGATCGTCATGTCAACCTAGAGAAGGAGATTGAAGATCTCAAGCTCAGGTTCAACGAGgagtcaaaagaaaaaaaagacctaTACAACAAAGTTATAGAGCTGAAAG GAAACATTAGAGTATTCTGTCGTTGTCGACCTCTTAACACGGAAGAAAAAACTGGAGGGGCCTCCATGGTTGTTGATTTTGAATCTGCAAATGATGGCGAGCTTATCGTCAAAGGTCATGTATCTTCCAGTAAGGCCTTTAAGTTTGATTCTGTGTTCAGTCCTGAAGATGATCAAG AAACTGTTTTTCAGAAGACTGCACCGTTTGCAACATCGGTGTTGGATGGATACAATGTCTGCATATTTGCATATGGACAGACAGGGACAGGCAAAACCTTTACGATGGAAGGAAATGAAGAAGCTCGTGGAGTCAACTATAGAACACTTGAGGAAATATTTCGAATAATAAGAGAAAGACAAGGATTATATCATTATGAAGTCACTGTAAGTGTACTAGAGGTCTACAATGAGCAGATCCATGATTTGCTTCTTTCAGGATCTCAACCTACTGCAGCTGCAAAGAA GCTAGAAGTAAGACAAGTTACAGAGGGAGTTCACCATGTTCCAGGGCTAGTCGAAGCTCATGTGACCAACATGACCGAAGCTTGGGAAGTTCTACAAACTGGCAGCAAAGCAAGAGTTGTTGGTTCGACTAATGCAAATGAGCATAGCAGCCGATCACACtg TATTCACTGTGTGATGATACGAGGAGAGAATCTAGTGAATGGAGAATGCACAAGAAGCAAATTATGGCTCATTGATCTAGCTGGTAGTGAGAGAGTCGCAAAAACAGATGCTCAAGGAGAACGCCTAAAAGAGGCACAAAACATCAACAAGTCACTTTCTGCATTAGGCAATGTGATATCAGCTCTTGCAACTAAAAGCCCACATGTTCCTTTCAG GAATTCAAAGCTTACCCACTTACTTCAAGACTCCCTAG GTGGGGACTCGAAGACTTTGATGTTTGTGCAGATTAGCCCAAATGAGGATGACGTAGGCGAGACACTTTGTTCTCTTAATTTTGCAAGCAGAGTCAGGGGAATTGAACTTGGTCCTGCCAAAAGACAAATTGACATGAGTGAAATATTCAGATACAAACAGTTG GTTGGTAAGGTCAAGGAGGACAGCAAGCTGAAAGATTCTCAAATGAAGAAGATGGAAGAGACAATTCAATCTTTGGAAATCAAAAACAAGGCAAAAGATATGATCAATAAAAATCTTCAAGACAAA GTTAAGGAACTGGAATCACAACTATTGATTGAAAGAAAGTTGGCAAGACAGCATGTAGACAACAGAATAGCTGAAAATCAACTACAGCAGTTGCAGCAACAACAACGAAGGGAACAACATGAAGAAAACATCTCATCGGCTAAATCTTTTCTTGTCACTCGTCCACCAATTGAGAAAATCCACACTCATATCATAGAAAAAGAAACATGTAAAGAATTTGCAGATATGATGCGGCCACTTGCTGATAACAATTGCAACAGGCCTTTGCTGCAGTCTCCAAATGACCACATCATCTTCAAGAACTTCCTCCAGTTTAGAGACAAGGAAAACAAGCCAGAGATTGCTGAAGAGCCATTCCCGAGGAAAGCCAGCAGGGTTTCCCTTTGTCCTACCATCCGTGGTGGTCTACCTGTCACCACAGCACCACGCCGGAACTCCCTTATTCCCCTTCCAATGGCAAAAGCCCTGATCAATGCCATGGACAACCTTTCACCGCCATTACCTTCACAAGCTCAACCTACCCTCACAACTGTTGGTGCATGTGAAGGTGAAACTCGCAGCCAGCAGAGAAGTGCTAAGAAGATCAACAGCATTCTTCGAAGAAGCCTGCAGAAGAAGGTGATCATTAGGCCTCAACTGCCCCAGGCAATTAGAAGGGGAGGAACGCTTTCTGGGCTGGATAAGCTAAGACTTTCAGTAGGTCGCAGCGGGAGGAAGGCAAGGAGAATGGTTCTGGGTAATGCTGGCGATGGTGATCGAGTAATGCAGCAGaaacagaagaaagaaaaggagagaggCTGGAACCATGGTGCAACAACAGCACGAACCATTTTCTGA
- the LOC135616500 gene encoding putative ALA-interacting subunit 2 — protein sequence MEMEAGSTSASGGGTQAHSYSPLRSKAFYKFTQQNLPACKPNLTPARVIAIFLLAGVVFIPVGLVCLRASESVVEILDRYDIECVPESYRNNKVAYIKDRSISKNCKRLIKIQKHMNAPIYVYYELDNYYQNHRRYIKSRSDKQLLHGLGYKDTSSCRPEEYNNGLSIVPCGLVAWSLFNDSYTFMRETVELRINRRNIAWKSDREHKFGRNVYPFNFQNGSLIGGGTLDPDVPLSEQEDLIVWMRTAALPKFRKLYGVIEEDLQADEIIEVHLVNNYNTYSFGGKKKLVLTTKNWLGGKNDFLGIAYMATGGFCIFLSILFALIHVKNPRPHGDPTYSYGNRKSTTS from the exons ATGGAAATGGAGGCTGGCAGCACATCAGCGTCCGGCGGAGGAACGCAAGCCCACTCCTATTCGCCACTGCGGTCCAAAG CATTCTATAAGTTTACCCAGCAGAATCTTCCAGCTTGCAAACCAAATCTGACACCAGCACgg GTTATAGCAATATTTCTGTTAGCTGGTGTTGTTTTTATACCTGTTGGTCTAGTATGTCTCCGTGCTTCAGAAAGT GTTGTGGAAATTCTTGATCGTTATGATATTGAATGTGTACCTGAGTCTTATAGAAACAACAAAGTAGCTTACATCAAGGATCGCTCAATTTCGAAGAATTGTAAGCGTCTAATAAAG ATTCAGAAGCATATGAATGCACCAATTTATGTCTATTATGAACTTGATAATTACTATCAGAATCATCGACG GTATATAAAAAGTAGAAGTGATAAGCAGCTTCTACATGGATTGGGGTACAAGGACACTAGTTCATGCAGACCTGAAGAGTATAACAATGGTCTCTCAATTGTTCCTTGTGGGTTAGTTGCATGGAGCTTGTTCAATGATTCTTACACCTTCATGCGTGAGACTGTAGAATTAAGAATCAACAGGAGAAACATTGCTTGGAAGAGTGACCGAGAGCACAAGTTTGGTAGAAATGTATATCCCTTCAATTTTCAAAATGGAAGCCTAATCGGGGGAGGAACCCTTGACCCAGATGTTCCT CTGAGTGAACAAGAAGATCTCATAGTTTGGATGCGTACCGCTGCTCTTCCAAAGTTCAGAAAGCTGTATGGTGTAATCGAAGAAGATCTACAAGCTGATGAGATTATTGAAGTACACCTTGTTAATAACTACAACACTTACAGCTTTGGGGGAAAGAAGAAGCTTGTTCTTACAACTAAAAACTGGCTCGGGGGCAAAAATGATTTCCTTGGGATAGCTTACATGGCAACTGGAGGCTTTTGCATTTTCCTGTCCATCTTGTTCGCACTCATTCATGTGAAAAATCCAAG GCCTCATGGCGATCCTACTTACTCTTATGGGAACAGGAAAAGCACCACTAGCTGA
- the LOC135616502 gene encoding transcription factor PCF6-like, whose amino-acid sequence MEFEENNHACKRSRVVGNGSQAAKIGRKEHQDEDEDDGERKGGGADVGRVAPWQHHPSSRIFRVSRASGGKDRHSKVYTAKGLRDRRVRLSVSTAIQFYDLQDRLGYDQPSKAIEWLIKAATAAINELPPLDGFPKLLQPSGDDQMKADPVVEPAYNQQQHPPTKSGCSSNSDTSKGSVLSLSRSESRVMARERARERAAKDKEKDRDDSGHIMASHHQNLNPRLNPQTPSFTELLTGGSGNNGGSNISAVAAGGENPGHNCIQKQISTADYFGQAGLFTQSQKSHQLPSGFSSQPHFGNSSPMGILPFNIAAAGDHQEMQQFPFLHEHFFPVSAVAATGDHNLNFSISSGLAGFNRGTLQSNSPAQLPQQQHHSHNHLQRLSSTVDGSNLQFFFGAAAGSAAAATNTENQFQSGFDGRLQLCYGDGYRQSDLKGKGKS is encoded by the coding sequence ATGGAATTTGAGGAGAACAACCACGCTTGCAAGCGGTCACGGGTGGTGGGTAACGGCAGCCAGGCGGCCAAGATAGGTCGCAAGGAGCACCAGGATGAGGACGAAGATGATGGAGAAAGGAAGGGTGGAGGGGCCGACGTCGGCCGCGTCGCCCCCTGGCAGCACCACCCGTCGTCCAGGATCTTTCGTGTTTCGCGTGCCTCCGGTGGGAAGGATCGGCACAGCAAGGTCTATACGGCGAAGGGCCTCCGCGACCGGAGAGTCCGCCTCTCGGTCTCCACCGCCATCCAGTTCTATGACCTCCAGGATCGCCTCGGCTACGACCAGCCGAGCAAGGCCATCGAGTGGCTGATCAAGGCCGCCACGGCTGCCATCAATGAGCTCCCTCCACTCGATGGCTTCCCCAAGCTGCTTCAACCTAGCGGAGATGATCAGATGAAGGCCGATCCTGTTGTTGAGCCGGCCTACAACCAGCAGCAGCATCCGCCGACCAAATCCGGCTGCAGCAGCAACTCGGACACCAGCAAAGGCTCAGTCTTGTCTCTCTCGCGCTCGGAGAGCCGTGTCATGGCCAGAGAGCGAGCTCgagagcgagcagcgaaggataAAGAGAAGGACAGAGACGACAGTGGCCACATCATGGCCTCCCATCACCAGAACCTGAACCCTAGGCTGAACCCGCAGACCCCCTCTTTCACGGAGCTTCTTACCGGCGGCAGCGGCAACAACGGAGGCAGCAACATCTCTGCTGTTGCCGCAGGAGGGGAGAATCCGGGGCACAATTGCATTCAGAAGCAAATCTCCACAGCGGATTACTTCGGCCAAGCTGGTCTCTTTACCCAGTCTCAAAAGAGTCACCAGCTGCCCTCAGGGTTTTCTTCCCAACCCCACTTCGGAAATAGCTCTCCTATGGGAATTTTGCCTTTCAACATTGCTGCCGCCGGCGACCATCAAGAGATGCAGCAGTTCCCTTTCTTGCACGAACATTTCTTCCCCGTCTCGGCTGTGGCAGCGACAGGGGACCACAATCTCAACTTCTCCATCTCGTCGGGTCTTGCGGGTTTCAATAGGGGGACCCTTCAGTCCAATTCACCAGCTCAGTTGCCTCAGCAGCAACACCACAGTCACAACCACCTACAGAGGCTCTCTTCTACGGTTGACGGATCGAACCTGCAGTTCTTCTTCGGTGCTGCGGCCGGTTCAGCTGCGGCCGCCACCAACACGGAGAATCAATTTCAGTCTGGGTTCGACGGCCGCCTGCAGCTTTGCTATGGGGATGGCTATCGGCAATCAGATCTGAAAGGGAAAGGAAAGAGCTGA
- the LOC103990951 gene encoding glutaredoxin-C9-like, whose translation MRMVEEEAAGMVMMRRSGPYERVARIASGNAVVVFSVSGCCMCHVVKHLLLGLGVGPTVYELDQLGKGGREIQAVLSHLLSAASPSPSTSVSAAAVPAVFIGGQLLGGVEKVMSCHINGSLVPLLKQAGALWL comes from the coding sequence ATGAGGATGGTGGAAGAGGAAGCGGCGGGAATGGTGATGATGAGGCGAAGCGGACCGTACGAGAGGGTGGCGAGAATCGCGAGCGGGAACGCGGTGGTGGTGTTCAGCGTCAGCGGCTGCTGCATGTGCCACGTGGTGAAGCACCTGTTGCTGGGGCTCGGCGTCGGCCCCACCGTGTACGAGCTCGACCAGCTGGGGAAGGGCGGCCGCGAGATCCAGGCGGTCCTCTCCCACCTCCTCTCCGccgcctccccctccccctccaccTCCGTCTCCGCCGCAGCCGTTCCCGCCGTCTTCATCGGCGGACAGCTCCTCGGCGGCGTCGAGAAGGTGATGTCGTGCCACATCAACGGCTCCCTCGTCCCGCTACTCAAGCAAGCCGGTGCTCTCTGGCTCTGA